A window of Catharus ustulatus isolate bCatUst1 chromosome 25, bCatUst1.pri.v2, whole genome shotgun sequence contains these coding sequences:
- the LOC117007093 gene encoding membrane cofactor protein-like isoform X1, whose protein sequence is MGQRPVPAPLPLPVPLSVPVLLSVSVLLPALLLWQLGGAQAPDECPRPERLQYAELDPSSRDITNFPPGTKISFSCRPGYTRVPEKSLTLTCGEDLQWSPTGPLCTARKCVYPGDLENGYFDVTDLTFGSKLTFSCNPGYRIRGNEEITCIIKGAGVGWSGLLPYCEKIPCEPPPTIANGEYEESDGYVYGSSVTYRCHSVPKGSDPFSLIGTATISCTADAHSNGVWSGPPPECRVVKCEDPRVENGRKTSGFGGSYTYGNSVVFECVPGYFLVGAEVITCGENNDWVPPKPTCQKITADVCPPPKIPNGVLVPGKPSYEKGESVVLRCNAGCSFPGGSAEMTVTCQGQGSWGALQHCACESEGSGSTPVISHGRVTDGQKPSYTVGDLITIECYSGYTLHGQSQIQYVGNNQWMPGVPTCQLSGYIIAIICVIVVIMMLLAAFWIYKKFFSQNGSYTVDESCKEICILKANVPAEMEETAQMN, encoded by the exons aTGGGACAGCGCCCGGTGCCGGCTCCGCTCCCGCTGCCGGTGCCGCTGTCGGTACCGGTGCTGCTGTCGGTGTCCGTGCTGCTGCCCgcgctgctgctgtggcagctcgGTGGAGCCCAGGCTCCGG aTGAGTGTCCCCGGCCGGAGCGGCTGCAGTACGCAGAGCTCGACCCGAGCTCCAGGGACATCACGAATTTTCCACCTGGGACCAAAatctccttcagctgcaggcCAGGATACACCAGGGTGCCAGAGAAGTCACTGACCTTGACATGTGGTGAGGACTTGCAGTGGTCACCCACAGGCCCGTTGTGTACAG caAGAAAATGTGTGTACCCAGGAGACTTGGAAAATGGTTATTTTGATGTAACAGATCTTACATTTGGTTCAAAGTTGACGTTTTCTTGTAATCCAGG ATACAGAATACGGGGTAATGAAGAGATTACCTGTATTATCAAGGGTGCAGGTGTTGGCTGGAGTGGACTTCTGCCTTACTGTGAAA AGATTCCTTGTGAGCCACCTCCCACAATAGCCAATGGGGAGTACGAGGAGAGCGACGGCTACGTGTACGGGAGCTCAGTGACCTACAGGTgccacagtgtccccaagggctcTGATCCCTTCTCCCTCATTGGCACAGCCACCATTTCCTGCACAGCTGATGCACACTCAAACGGAGTCTGGAGTGGCCCACCTCCAGAATGTCGAg TGGTCAAATGTGAAGACCCCAGAGTTGAGAATGGGAGGAAAACATCAGGATTTGGAGGTTCCTACACTTATGGGAACTCAGTTGTGTTTGAGTGTGTTCCAGGCTATTTCCTGGTTGGAGCAGAGGTAATTACCTGTGGAGAAAATAACGACTGGGTTCCTCCAAAACCTACTTGTCAGAAAA TTACTGCAGATGTGTGTCCTCCCCCGAAGATCCCCAATGGGGTCCTGGTCCCAGGCAAACCTTCCTATGAAAAAGGAGAGTCTGTGGTGCTCAGGTGCAAtgctggctgctccttccctggtggctctgcagagATGACAGTGACCTGTCAGGGACAGGGTTCCTGGGGTGCTCTACAGCACTGTGCCT gtgagTCTGAAGGTTCTGGTTCCACACCAGTCATAAGTCATGGGAGAGTGACAGATGGACAAAAACCTTCCTACACTGTGGGGGATTTAATTACCATTGAGTGTTACTCAGGGTACACCTTGCATGGGCAGTCTCAGATCCAGTACGTTGGGAACAACCAGTGGATGCCTGGAGTGCCAACCTGCCAGCTCA GTGGATATATTATAGCCATCATTTGTG TGATTGTGGTAATTATGATGCTCCTGGCAGCCTTCTGGATCTACAAGAAATTCTTCTCACAGAATGG CTCGTACACAGTTGATGAGAGTTGCAaggaaatttgtattttaaaagctaatGTCCCAGCTGAGATGGAAGAAACTGCACaaatgaattaa
- the LOC117007093 gene encoding membrane cofactor protein-like isoform X3 has protein sequence MGQRPVPAPLPLPVPLSVPVLLSVSVLLPALLLWQLGGAQAPDECPRPERLQYAELDPSSRDITNFPPGTKISFSCRPGYTRVPEKSLTLTCGEDLQWSPTGPLCTARKCVYPGDLENGYFDVTDLTFGSKLTFSCNPGYRIRGNEEITCIIKGAGVGWSGLLPYCEKIPCEPPPTIANGEYEESDGYVYGSSVTYRCHSVPKGSDPFSLIGTATISCTADAHSNGVWSGPPPECRVVKCEDPRVENGRKTSGFGGSYTYGNSVVFECVPGYFLVGAEVITCGENNDWVPPKPTCQKITADVCPPPKIPNGVLVPGKPSYEKGESVVLRCNAGCSFPGGSAEMTVTCQGQGSWGALQHCACESEGSGSTPVISHGRVTDGQKPSYTVGDLITIECYSGYTLHGQSQIQYVGNNQWMPGVPTCQLSGYIIAIICVIVVIMMLLAAFWIYKKFFSQNGKRDSTPSSAEYRMYKA, from the exons aTGGGACAGCGCCCGGTGCCGGCTCCGCTCCCGCTGCCGGTGCCGCTGTCGGTACCGGTGCTGCTGTCGGTGTCCGTGCTGCTGCCCgcgctgctgctgtggcagctcgGTGGAGCCCAGGCTCCGG aTGAGTGTCCCCGGCCGGAGCGGCTGCAGTACGCAGAGCTCGACCCGAGCTCCAGGGACATCACGAATTTTCCACCTGGGACCAAAatctccttcagctgcaggcCAGGATACACCAGGGTGCCAGAGAAGTCACTGACCTTGACATGTGGTGAGGACTTGCAGTGGTCACCCACAGGCCCGTTGTGTACAG caAGAAAATGTGTGTACCCAGGAGACTTGGAAAATGGTTATTTTGATGTAACAGATCTTACATTTGGTTCAAAGTTGACGTTTTCTTGTAATCCAGG ATACAGAATACGGGGTAATGAAGAGATTACCTGTATTATCAAGGGTGCAGGTGTTGGCTGGAGTGGACTTCTGCCTTACTGTGAAA AGATTCCTTGTGAGCCACCTCCCACAATAGCCAATGGGGAGTACGAGGAGAGCGACGGCTACGTGTACGGGAGCTCAGTGACCTACAGGTgccacagtgtccccaagggctcTGATCCCTTCTCCCTCATTGGCACAGCCACCATTTCCTGCACAGCTGATGCACACTCAAACGGAGTCTGGAGTGGCCCACCTCCAGAATGTCGAg TGGTCAAATGTGAAGACCCCAGAGTTGAGAATGGGAGGAAAACATCAGGATTTGGAGGTTCCTACACTTATGGGAACTCAGTTGTGTTTGAGTGTGTTCCAGGCTATTTCCTGGTTGGAGCAGAGGTAATTACCTGTGGAGAAAATAACGACTGGGTTCCTCCAAAACCTACTTGTCAGAAAA TTACTGCAGATGTGTGTCCTCCCCCGAAGATCCCCAATGGGGTCCTGGTCCCAGGCAAACCTTCCTATGAAAAAGGAGAGTCTGTGGTGCTCAGGTGCAAtgctggctgctccttccctggtggctctgcagagATGACAGTGACCTGTCAGGGACAGGGTTCCTGGGGTGCTCTACAGCACTGTGCCT gtgagTCTGAAGGTTCTGGTTCCACACCAGTCATAAGTCATGGGAGAGTGACAGATGGACAAAAACCTTCCTACACTGTGGGGGATTTAATTACCATTGAGTGTTACTCAGGGTACACCTTGCATGGGCAGTCTCAGATCCAGTACGTTGGGAACAACCAGTGGATGCCTGGAGTGCCAACCTGCCAGCTCA GTGGATATATTATAGCCATCATTTGTG TGATTGTGGTAATTATGATGCTCCTGGCAGCCTTCTGGATCTACAAGAAATTCTTCTCACAGAATGG
- the LOC117007093 gene encoding membrane cofactor protein-like isoform X2, translating into MGQRPVPAPLPLPVPLSVPVLLSVSVLLPALLLWQLGGAQAPDECPRPERLQYAELDPSSRDITNFPPGTKISFSCRPGYTRVPEKSLTLTCGEDLQWSPTGPLCTARKCVYPGDLENGYFDVTDLTFGSKLTFSCNPGYRIRGNEEITCIIKGAGVGWSGLLPYCEKIPCEPPPTIANGEYEESDGYVYGSSVTYRCHSVPKGSDPFSLIGTATISCTADAHSNGVWSGPPPECRVVKCEDPRVENGRKTSGFGGSYTYGNSVVFECVPGYFLVGAEVITCGENNDWVPPKPTCQKITADVCPPPKIPNGVLVPGKPSYEKGESVVLRCNAGCSFPGGSAEMTVTCQGQGSWGALQHCACESEGSGSTPVISHGRVTDGQKPSYTVGDLITIECYSGYTLHGQSQIQYVGNNQWMPGVPTCQLSGYIIAIICVIVVIMMLLAAFWIYKKFFSQNGSTPYSTERNQQQNSSASQM; encoded by the exons aTGGGACAGCGCCCGGTGCCGGCTCCGCTCCCGCTGCCGGTGCCGCTGTCGGTACCGGTGCTGCTGTCGGTGTCCGTGCTGCTGCCCgcgctgctgctgtggcagctcgGTGGAGCCCAGGCTCCGG aTGAGTGTCCCCGGCCGGAGCGGCTGCAGTACGCAGAGCTCGACCCGAGCTCCAGGGACATCACGAATTTTCCACCTGGGACCAAAatctccttcagctgcaggcCAGGATACACCAGGGTGCCAGAGAAGTCACTGACCTTGACATGTGGTGAGGACTTGCAGTGGTCACCCACAGGCCCGTTGTGTACAG caAGAAAATGTGTGTACCCAGGAGACTTGGAAAATGGTTATTTTGATGTAACAGATCTTACATTTGGTTCAAAGTTGACGTTTTCTTGTAATCCAGG ATACAGAATACGGGGTAATGAAGAGATTACCTGTATTATCAAGGGTGCAGGTGTTGGCTGGAGTGGACTTCTGCCTTACTGTGAAA AGATTCCTTGTGAGCCACCTCCCACAATAGCCAATGGGGAGTACGAGGAGAGCGACGGCTACGTGTACGGGAGCTCAGTGACCTACAGGTgccacagtgtccccaagggctcTGATCCCTTCTCCCTCATTGGCACAGCCACCATTTCCTGCACAGCTGATGCACACTCAAACGGAGTCTGGAGTGGCCCACCTCCAGAATGTCGAg TGGTCAAATGTGAAGACCCCAGAGTTGAGAATGGGAGGAAAACATCAGGATTTGGAGGTTCCTACACTTATGGGAACTCAGTTGTGTTTGAGTGTGTTCCAGGCTATTTCCTGGTTGGAGCAGAGGTAATTACCTGTGGAGAAAATAACGACTGGGTTCCTCCAAAACCTACTTGTCAGAAAA TTACTGCAGATGTGTGTCCTCCCCCGAAGATCCCCAATGGGGTCCTGGTCCCAGGCAAACCTTCCTATGAAAAAGGAGAGTCTGTGGTGCTCAGGTGCAAtgctggctgctccttccctggtggctctgcagagATGACAGTGACCTGTCAGGGACAGGGTTCCTGGGGTGCTCTACAGCACTGTGCCT gtgagTCTGAAGGTTCTGGTTCCACACCAGTCATAAGTCATGGGAGAGTGACAGATGGACAAAAACCTTCCTACACTGTGGGGGATTTAATTACCATTGAGTGTTACTCAGGGTACACCTTGCATGGGCAGTCTCAGATCCAGTACGTTGGGAACAACCAGTGGATGCCTGGAGTGCCAACCTGCCAGCTCA GTGGATATATTATAGCCATCATTTGTG TGATTGTGGTAATTATGATGCTCCTGGCAGCCTTCTGGATCTACAAGAAATTCTTCTCACAGAATGG